From a single Fusarium fujikuroi IMI 58289 draft genome, chromosome FFUJ_chr03 genomic region:
- a CDS encoding probable lysine permease, with translation MLMDSSSADEKSPRVSNEKKTPSKEDVETGEAGLDRAMSSRHLQFIAIGGTIGTGLFLGVGPALVKAGPVSLLVAFAFMGSVVYSVMVSLGEMAAYIPITGSFTSYAARFVDPTLGFAMGWLYWFSWSITFALELVAAGIIIQYWDSDLSIAIWISVFWALFTALNFVPVRIFGEIEMWFSMIKVVTIIGFIIFSICVNAGVGEEGYIGFKYWKDPGVTNTYMDIDGATGRFVGFWAVLVTAGFSYQGTELVGVGAGETANPRKAIPQAIRWTFWGIFSLFMATVFFVGINVPFNDPRLDSGAQDASASPLVVVATRAGVKVLPDIINAVLLSAILTAANSNVYSSSRIMVALAEDGLAPAFMKRTNKYGTPYFAVASCSVMGLIAYINLSSSGAEVFNWLLNVSSTSCFITWVLINVCHIRFQKIMRVQGIPRSELPYLAPLQPYLSYYGAFFVGLITITCGFTAFIDWSVADFFSNYISLMLFAALYVGHKLICRTKVVSLAEVDLSKGREEM, from the coding sequence ATGCTCATGGATTCTTCCTCAGCGGACGAAAAGTCCCCTCGTGTTAGCAACGAGAAGAAAACCCCCTCCAAGGAAGATGTCGAGACCGGCGAGGCTGGCCTCGACAGGGCCATGAGCTCGCGTCACCTGCAGTTCATCGCCATCGGCGGCACCATTGGAACAGGTCTCTTCCTCGGTGTCGGCCCTGCCCTCGTCAAGGCTGGCCCCGTGTCGCTCCTCGTCGCATTCGCCTTCATGGGCTCCGTCGTCTACTCCGTCATGGTCAGCCTGGGCGAGATGGCAGCGTACATCCCCATCACTGGTTCCTTCACCTCGTACGCCGCTCGCTTCGTCGATCCCACGCTGGGCTTCGCCATGGGCTGGCTGTACTGGTTTAGCTGGTCTATCACTTTTGCGCTGGAGCTTGTGGCCGCGGGAATCATCATCCAGTATTGGGACTCGGATCTTAGCATTGCCATCTGGATTAGTGTTTTCTGGGCGTTGTTTACGGCGTTGAACTTTGTCCCCGTGAGGATCTttggagagattgagatgTGGTTCTCCATGATCAAGGTCGTCACCATCattggcttcatcatcttctccatctgcGTAAACGCTGGTGTTGGCGAGGAGGGCTACATTGGCTTCAAGTACTGGAAGGATCCCGGCGTCACAAACACCTACATGGACATTGACGGCGCCACGGGCCGCTTCGTCGGTTTTTGGGCTGTCCTCGTCACTGCTGGTTTCTCCTACCAGGGCACTGAGCTCGTCGGTGTAGGCGCCGGTGAGACCGCCAACCCCCGCAAGGCCATTCCCCAGGCTATCCGTTGGACTTTCTGGGGAATCTTCAGCTTGTTCATGGCGACCGTATTCTTTGTCGGAATCAACGTTCCCTTCAACGACCCCCGACTTGACTCTGGTGCTCAGgatgcttctgcttcacctctcgtcgtcgtcgccaCCCGCGCTGGTGTCAAGGTTCTTCCTGACATCATCAACGCCGTTCTTCTCTCTGCCATTCTCACAGCTGCCAACTCAAACGTCTACTCTAGTAGCCGTATCATGGTCGCACTCGCTGAGGATGGTCTTGCGCCCGCTTTCATGAAGCGCACCAACAAGTATGGAACTCCCTACTTTGCCGTGGCTTCATGCTCCGTCATGGGTCTTATCGCCTACATCAACCTTTCCTCCAGCGGAGCGGAGGTGTTCAACTGGCTTCTCAACGTCAGTTCCACCTCGTGCTTCATCACCTGGGTCCTGATCAATGTCTGCCATATCCGCTTCCAGAAGATCATGCGCGTGCAGGGAATTCCCCGCTCGGAGCTTCCATACCTCGCTCCTCTCCAGCCTTACCTCTCCTACTACGGCGCTTTCTTCGTGGGCTTGATCACCATCACTTGTGGTTTCACCGCCTTCATCGATTGGAGCGTAGCCGATTTCTTCTCCAACTACATCAGCTTGATGCTTTTCGCCGCGTTGTATGTTGGCCACAAGCTCATCTGCCGAACCAAGGTTGTTTCTCTGGCTGAGGTCGATCTGAGCAAGGGACGAGAGGAAATGTAA
- a CDS encoding related to transporter-like protein CTL2 — protein MGEADNYYNPNQQPPYGYSNGGGYQQQYQPQPPPATHQQQYQQPPPQQPYQQAAPQNGNGYMPAQGYGGNEKASFEEQFKIPKPKWNDLWAGILFILFMAGYVVVSGIALQGYAANKGNAGSGIYGNRNDFSLNTSTVILFMFVLAVAFVLSYAYVWMARLFPKQFIWVTGILNVCWALGTAIFYLWRRYWSAGIVFLIFGLFMAFCFWTWISRIPFSALMLRTTIDVSKKYGHVYLTSLIGGIIATAMSAWFSITLVAIYIKYQPANDNPSCADGGCGKGKVIGLIVFITFTMYWFSEWLKNTIHTTIAGVYGSWYFNPHNFPKDATRASAKRALTYSFGSIALGSLLVAIIQFVRQICTAARNQEAADGSMLGYALFCCIGCLLGILEWAVEFINRYAFCHIALYGKAYFAAAKDTWKMIKDRGIDALINDCLIGPVLSFGGLFIAYACGLLAYLYLYFTDPSYNSDGQYTAVVMAFSFLIGFQIANIFTTPISSGVETIFVAAGWDPQVMWRDHPELYQEMCRVYPKVQQVIHDR, from the exons ATGGGCGAAGCCGACAATTACTACAATCCGAACCAACAGCCGCCGTACGGCTACTCCAATGGCGGCGGCTATCAACAACAATaccaacctcaacctccccCTGCGACACACCAGCAACAATATcaacagcctcctcctcagcagcccTACCAACAAGCTGCCCCCCAGAATGGCAACGGCTACATGCCCGCCCAAGGCTACGGCGGCAACGAGAAGGCCTCGTTCGAAGAGCAGTTCAAGATCCCCAAGCCAAAGTGGAACGATCTCTGGGCTGgaatcctcttcatcctcttcatggCCGGCTACGTCGTCGTTTCTGGTATTGCGCTTCAGGGATATGCTGCCAATAAGGGTAACGCTGGATCGGGGATTTACGGTAACAGGAATGACTTCTCGCTGAACACGAGTACTGTTATCTTGTTCATGTTTGTGCTCGCTGTTGCGTTTGTCCTCTCGTATGCGTACGTTTGGATGGCGCGGTTGTTTCCGAAGCAGTTTATTTGGGTCACTGGCATTCTGAACGTCTGCTGGGCTCTTGGAACTGCCATCTTTTACCTCTGGCGCAGATACTGGTCTGCTGGAATTGTGTTCCTCATCTTTGGACTTTTCATGGCCTTCTGTTTCTGGACGTGGATTTCGCGAATTCCCTTCTCGGCGCTGATGCTTCGAACTACCATCGACGTTAGCAAGAAGTATGGTCATGTCTACCTCACCAGTCTGATCGGAGGCATCATCGCGACGGCCATGTCTGCTTGGTTCTCGATCACTCTTGTCGCAATCTACATCAAGTATCAGCCTGCAAACGATAACCCATCCTGCGCCGATGGCGGCTGCGGTAAAGGCAAGGTCATCggcctcatcgtcttcatcacgTTTACCATGTACTGGTTCTCCGAGTGGCTCAAGAACACCATCCACACCACGATTGCCGGCGTCTATGGTTCATGGTACTTCAACCCCCACAACTTCCCCAAGGACGCCACTCGCGCTTCAGCGAAGAGAGCCTTGACCTACAGTTTCGGTTCCATCGCCCTGGGTAGCTTGTTGGTCGCTATCATCCAGTTCGTCCGCCAGATCTGCACCGCTGCTCGTAACCAGGAGGCTGCGGATGGCAGTATGTTGGGATACGCTCTGTTCTGTTGCATTGGCTGCCTTCTTGGTATTTTGGAGTGGGCTGTTGAATTCATCAACAGATATGCTTTCTGCCACATTGCGCTTTACGGCAAGGCTTACTTTGCGGCTGCCAAGGACACATggaagatgatcaaggacCGTGGAATTGATGCTCTGATCAAT GACTGCCTCATCGGACCCGTCCTTTCGTTCGGCGGCCTCTTCATCGCATACGCTTGCGGTCTCCTGGCCTACCTCTATCTCTACTTCACCGACCCCTCTTACAACAGCGACGGTCAATATACAGCAGTCGTCATGGCGTTCTCGTTCCTCATCGGCTTCCAGATCGCCAACATCTTCACCACCCCGATTTCGAGCGGTGTCGAGACGATCTTTGTTGCTGCCGGTTGGGATCCCCAGGTCATGTGGCGCGACCACCCCGAGCTTTACCAGGAGATGTGCAGAGTGTACCCCAAGGTTCAGCAGGTCATTCATGACCGATAA